A portion of the Sabethes cyaneus chromosome 3, idSabCyanKW18_F2, whole genome shotgun sequence genome contains these proteins:
- the LOC128739699 gene encoding zinc finger protein 333-like — MDVGQEFEFGSSTASSPTSDELLKYNFEPVPCEIESTELDNAPAGEFEFGSSTASLPTLEELSKCHFESVPCDIESIKLDDLPAGGWLLQNTPSLGDNTIIQDTEAVTISTSVATVFPDNSDPNNNCATVQQLTSSSSGSYFQPAESSYSGYYIISQPISYEQPVVTTEAQILESVLASVKLVSPQGEAITAQPVFAANNSTQLAPQNSSTKRRKRNNAKIDYDTIFYCKECDQKFGRVGSWRQHNNSQHSELPFECTKCGKRFGTQTQLTVHKLNHTAAKQKFACDYPDCTRRYVHRKDLRRHKQSHEGYQFICDLCGRGSARNDQFLKHMLTHDNDKVPRKKLKTSAAQ, encoded by the coding sequence ATGGACGTAGGACaagaatttgaatttggatcGTCGACTGCAAGTTCGCCAACTTCGGATGAGTTATTGAAGTATAATTTCGAGCCTGTGCCGTGTGAAATAGAATCTACAGAATTGGATAATGCTCCGGCCGGGGAATTTGAATTTGGATCGTCGACTGCAAGTTTGCCAACTTTGGAAGAGTTATCGAAATGCCATTTCGAGTCTGTGCCGTGTGACATTGAATCTATAAAATTGGATGATCTTCCGGCCGGCGGCTGGTTACTCCAGAATACTCCAAGTTTAGGAGATAATACAATAATACAGGATACAGAAGCAGTAACAATATCTACCAGCGTGGCTACGGTGTTTCCCGATAATAGTGATCCTAATAATAATTGTGCTACAGTACAGCAATTAACATCATCGTCAAGTGGCTCTTATTTTCAGCCAGCCGAGTCTAGCTACTCAGGATATTATATTATTTCTCAACCAATTTCCTACGAACAGCCAGTAGTGACTACAGAGGCTCAAATTTTGGAGTCCGTGTTGGCGTCCGTGAAACTTGTTTCACCTCAGGGAGAAGCGATTACAGCCCAGCCTGTCTTTGCAGCTAACAACAGTACCCAATTAGCACCCCAAAATTCCTCTACGAAAAGAAGAAAGCGAAACAATGCAAAAATTGATTATGATACGATCTTCTATTGTAAGGAGTGTGATCAGAAATTCGGCCGTGTAGGCAGTTGGCGGCAGCACAACAACTCTCAGCATTCCGAACTTCCGTTCGAATGCACTAAATGCGGCAAACGTTTTGGCACTCAGACGCAGCTAACGGTGCACAAACTAAATCACACCGCAGCCAAACAAAAATTTGCATGCGACTATCCCGACTGCACTCGTAGGTACGTCCACCGCAAAGATTTACGACGCCACAAGCAGAGTCATGAGGGTTACCAGTTCATATGTGATCTATGTGGCCGTGGATCTGCCCGTAACGATCAATTCCTTAAGCACATGCTAACACACGACAACGATAAAGTTCCACGAAAAAAACTCAAAACAAGTGCAGCGCAGTAG